The DNA region TTCGCGACCGTGATGAAGTCGGCCGGGATCAGGCGGGTGCCCTGGTGGATGAGCTGGTAGAACGCGTGCTGGCCGTTCGTGCCGGGCTCGCCCCAGAAGACCTCGCCCGTCTCGGTGGTGACGGGCGAGCCGTCCCAGCGGACGCGCTTGCCGTTCGACTCCATGGTGAGCTGCTGCAGGTACGCGGCGAAGCGGTGCAGGTACTGCGTGTACGGCAGGACCGCGTGGCTCTGCGCACCGAGGAAGTTCGTGTACCAGACGTTGAGCAGGCCCATCAGGACGGGGACGTTCTGCTCGAGCGGCGTGGTGCGGACGTGCTCGTCGATGGCGTGGAAGCCGGCGAGGAACTGCTCCCAGTTCTCCTGGCCGATCGCGACGATGACGCTCGTACCGATCGCGGAGTCGACGGAGTAGCGGCCGCCCACCCAGTCCCAGAACCCGAAGGCGTTCTCGGGGTCGATGCCGAAGGCCTCGACCTTGTCGAGCGCGGTGGACACGGCGACGAAGTGCTTCGCGACGGCGTTCTTCTTCTCGTCGTCACCGGCGTCGGTCAGGCCGAGCCGCTCCCACAGCCACTGGCGTGCGAGTCGCGCGTTCGTCAGGGTCTCGAGGGTGCCGAAGGTCTTCGACGCGACGATGAACAGCGTGGTCTCGGGGTCGAGGTCCACGGTCTTCTCGTAGATGTCCGCCGGGTCGATGTTCGACACGAAGCGGGCTTCGAGCCCGGCCTGCACGTACGGCTTGAGTGCTTCGTAGACCATGACGGGGCCGAGGTCGGACCCACCGATGCCGATGTTGACGACGGTCTCGATGCGCTTGCCGGTGACACCGGTCCACGAGCCGTCACGCACCTGCGACGCGAACGCGTAGACCTTGTCGAGCGTGGCGTGCACGTCGGCGTCGACGTCCTGGCCGTCGACGGTCAGCGGCGCCGCCGGGACGAGCCCCTCGGTCGCCTTCGGGCGGCGGAGCGCGGTGTGCAGGACGGCGCGGTCCTCGGTGACGTTGATGTGCTCACCGGCGAGCATCGCCTGGAAGCGCTCGGCGACGCCGGTGTCCTTCGCGACCTGCAGCAGCGCCGCGAGGATCTCGTCGGTGACGAGGCCCTTCGACAGGTCCACGGTCAGGTCGGCGGCCTGGAAGGTGTACTGCTCGGCACGGCCGGGGTCGCTGTCGAACCACCCGCGCAGGTCAGGGGTGAAGCCGGCGGCGATGCCGTCCAGCTTCTTCCAGCCTTCGGTCGATGTGGGGTCGACGGGAGCGGATTCGGTCACTTCGGTCCTCCTGGGATCACGTTCGAGACGTACAGCCCGCAGGTCACCGCACCAGTGCGTCGCGGACCGTCTTCGAGCGTAGTGCCGTCGGCACCGTGGTGCGCACCGCCGGACGGGAGGCACGGGGTGCGTTCGCTGCGCGCGTCACGTCCGGCGGGTGGTCGGCCTCAGGGCCGGGGTGCGAAACGCCGCAGCCGCAGGCTGTTCGTCACGACGAAGACGGACGAGAACGCCATGGCGGCGCCGGCGAGCACCGGGTTGAGCAGCCCCGCCATCGCGAGCGGGATCGCCGCCACGTTGTACGCGAACGCCCAGAACAGGTTGCCCTTGATGATGCCGAGCGTGGCCCGCGACAACCGGACGGCGTCGGCGACGACGGTGAGCCGACCGCTCACGACCGTGATGTCGCTGGCCGCGATCGCCGCGTCGGTGCCGGCACCCATCGCGATGCCGAGGTCGGCCGCGGCGAGCGCCGCAGCGTCGTTGACACCGTCGCCGACCATGGCGACGCTCCGTCCCTGGGCCTGCATGCCCCGGACGGTGTCGAGCTTGCCGGCCGGGGTCGCACGGGCGTGCACCTCGTCGATGCCGACCTGCGCGGCGACGGCTCGGGCTGCTCCGTCGTTGTCGCCGGTGAGCAGGACGGGGTGCAGACCGAGGGCCACGAAGCGCGCGACCGCGTCGGCTGCTTCGGGCTTCACGGTGTCACCGACGACCACGACGCCCAGCACGCTGCCGTTCCGGGCCACGACGACCGCGGTCCCGCCGTCGGTCTCGGCGGCGGTGATCGCCGCGGTCACCGCGTCGGGGACGGGGATCGCCCACGACGAGGTCAGCCAGCGGGTACCGCCGACGAGGACGACGTCGCCGTCCACGACGGCCTGCACGCCGGCGCCGGGGGTCGACTCGAACTGCTCGGCGGTCGGGACGTCGAGGTGCCGGGCCACTGCCGCACGGACGACCGCACGGGCCACGGGGTGCTCGGACCCGTGTTCGACGGCCGCAGCGAGGCGGAGCACGGCGTCCTCGTCGA from Curtobacterium sp. MCJR17_020 includes:
- the pgi gene encoding glucose-6-phosphate isomerase, producing the protein MTESAPVDPTSTEGWKKLDGIAAGFTPDLRGWFDSDPGRAEQYTFQAADLTVDLSKGLVTDEILAALLQVAKDTGVAERFQAMLAGEHINVTEDRAVLHTALRRPKATEGLVPAAPLTVDGQDVDADVHATLDKVYAFASQVRDGSWTGVTGKRIETVVNIGIGGSDLGPVMVYEALKPYVQAGLEARFVSNIDPADIYEKTVDLDPETTLFIVASKTFGTLETLTNARLARQWLWERLGLTDAGDDEKKNAVAKHFVAVSTALDKVEAFGIDPENAFGFWDWVGGRYSVDSAIGTSVIVAIGQENWEQFLAGFHAIDEHVRTTPLEQNVPVLMGLLNVWYTNFLGAQSHAVLPYTQYLHRFAAYLQQLTMESNGKRVRWDGSPVTTETGEVFWGEPGTNGQHAFYQLIHQGTRLIPADFITVANPARPLKDETGDGKGVAPGTDVHTLFLANFFAQTKALAFGKSADEVRAEGTTDEGTVAARTFPGNKPTTSILAPELTPSVLGQLIALYEHIVFTEGTIWGIDSFDQWGVELGKQLALQVTPAVEGDQAALDAQDASTKALIAKYLELRK